ctatttatttaaaaaggtaAAGTGGTGGCATTTgattcacgcagcgtcccaaggatcgctacagacaaaatggctccggctcaatctccaacgccacctgcaaccatgggattaaaggagtctcgggaaggtgcacctcgaacactgggacgccaaaaagtacCGCGTGACCAAAGACTACAGAAATACCTCTTGACTTATGGGCCTAgcgaattcgcggcccaggcccgtccTGCATGGGGGCCCAAGGAcaatggcccacgccgaggagtagccgttgccgaggacaacctcctgctcggcacctcgcgAAATACCTAAGGAAAGGGAAAAACTGAACTACAgccttcggactcaagcctatggggaaaccaactacctggaTGACAAAACTAGGCTCTGGGCAGAACCCAGGCGTTGCGaagtcctcagactcaagcctattgggacgCCCACTACTCGGATGGGGAAAGCCCTCGGCTCtaatactgtaaaatgttaaggccgATAAAAGTGTTAGGATGATGGCGAGACGCCCCACTATTCGGTAGCCTATGGGGGCTGTTCATTCTTGCTAGagatatgtcttcggatgattacctcctacacCGCATAGAGCAACCAGTTCTAATCTCGGCATTGTTTTgggtaagtatcgttattcACAGATAGGCATTGCTGTGCCAAataattctattaaagttatggtgacatctttttattagcaagtattttggccttagttgtcatcggttcaaatgctatattattgtgccgagcagcgcttgtaaacttgtaaaaacatagaaacagaacatgcgaagtaaaataacaacaatttttattaatgtgaaaaattattacaacgtacaaagaggggcttaaacaagcctatacaaaaggtaaactgccgaagcaacaataacatccgcaatacagataagcaaacagtcaggtgtcttttaaactcgtcttcaaagtctctccaatctctgccttaGTATTGCTCctattgagagaagaaccttctttagggaaaagatgagaaggaagaaagagaggcaaaaggaggcaccagtgaacgaagagaggaagaagcaggggcacttagtccctgccccagtcctgactcctaacacactggtgtcatattagatatgctcatgagagagcgggtagtACTGATGATGTGTGTCCTCGACTCAGTCACGTcgaaagtgtgacgtgacgagcccctgcttcggattttggctaaaagaaagGCGAGACAagtcttgagtctccgccatccttaccCTGACCGGGCCATTTCGAGCTTCGttagaacatggtgtttctgggaggggaatgattttttcattgcttattactatgGTGAGTACATTTCAAGTTAGGGAATAACCAGAGAGTAAAAGTAAACTCCGGAAGGAATCTgagggtttcaaattttggtgggaTTAAAGGAattcatctgtgggagaaacaattcttgtttcttctctttatataggggacgaagaggagAGTACTTAATGTGTTTAGATCTCCAAGGAAGTCTGCAAACATGAATGCgcccgtttcattcccccacgccatcaaaaaccgttgaatctgggaggtctcgtaaagggaagatattaaagacgcgcttcagataaccaaacggcataaacgcatcgtgCGCAAATCAAGGGGAACATCttgtagaccggtacattccctggacaggtgaagagtcgccagcgtcagtcaagggctgaattaaatgagccataataaaggctcggtgtTACCAAATCCCCCTTCTCCAACCAGGAGGTCGGACagtagggttttgaggggctattgtggggtccaacaATTTATGGGCTGGGCCCActtattcatggggagccctaaggcccaagccgaagaaggttaTAGTCCAAAGCTCAATAACGTAAAGCATAAATTGGCCCgaagaagcagccgaggacagtgcagtcctcggctgacccaaagctccaccaataaaaggggcaaaaacggtatagggacaaacttgaaagaaaatctaaaatatctgggAAATGCTGCCTTTACTACCTTCCCCATGCATAGCTCTGTACCTAATAGAGCCGTATTCTTCaactttatcaaccactcccaacaactttggtcatggactgacgggacaagtagcagtcttggaaaggtcgaccctacacgtggacgaaggaaagtgaacgcaggctagtataaaagaaaaactaagtaATCTGGAGAGGAGGCTGGCGAAAAAGGAAGGGCttccagtccacctccaggagaaagactccaagggtgtAGACACCTCAATCACATGTGagcaccacaaaaacccaccgctgggtagccaaggcctagcctttcgaacccactctctacaaatgatattgtatgggcccattcatgcgcgaacccaacactactgTGGTTTGTCGCGGGACGTAACCCTACAAATGTGATTTTACTTTATGCTTTATTAATTATCAagattgttaatttattttttatttcaagttaaaatattaaataacttactatttttttttaagaaatgactTACTAATTATTGAAATAGAGAAATGTtacatctataatattttcacaataaattctaggtggtaaattgttactgattttaatttaaacccACAATTGAAATTATTTCTATCCCTATCAATAACAGccaataacaacctgtcactttaggatttgttgtgaaatattgtgaatataacatttcttattaaaataaggacaaagtttagcttaGAACATGTTTGAAGTTTAGGGTTCCAACCTCTAATAAGAAAATGATATTTGTCCTTGTTATGTGTAATCTATATACAGAATTAAAGTCAAAATTaagagaaagttcaattagattctaaattggatttcaattgttgtctaattttgcgccatgtgtcttatttaattttttttttttaattttagttctAAGTGAATTAATGTTGTGCAAAAAACGAAgagtttaatataaataaatcatcaaaaacccaataaattaaaaaaacacaaaaaagggAGTAAAACTcatgtatatataatttgaagttttgaaccCATATATGAgtgtaattgtaattgtttttaattgtatagtGCATAACTGCATATGCACAGGTTAAGGGTTATATACTGGTTtcttattatttgaaaaatgataTTTGTCTTTAGGCAAAAATACACTTTTAGTTCCTACATTTTGGGTCATTtctcaatttggttcctaaactGATTTTACTCCTAGGTCAgtccttgattttttaaaatcatttttaaaatggtcCATGCCGTCAACCCGGTAACAGAAAAATCTGAGGTGGCAAACGGAGTGCATAGGTGGCAtgttagatgctgatgtggctaataaaataacatcaaTAAATACCACGTTAGCATccatgtcagcattttaatgacaagtcagcattttaattaataaaaaaataaaattttaaattaagctgaaaaaattaaaaaaaaaaaaaactttttcaaaataacattgttcttcttcttccccaagACATGAACTTCAtgcttcatgttcttccccaaatcaaacccaataaagccaagaaatcaaacccataaacatccAATAAATCAAACctaataaatccaagaaatcaaacTCATAAACCACCCAATAAATCTAAGAAATCAAAACCACAAACATCCagtaaatcaaacccaataaatccaagaaatcaaacccataaacctctagtaaatcaaacccaactaatttcttagatttattaataataaatcccTATTCTCCACTGCCATTTCCAATTCCTAGCTCACATCTTTCAAACTCCAAATCTCTGCGAATCAAAAAAAGAGTTTTGTTATATTTCTGTTTCTaacaaatatgtatatatataaaacaaaaaagcttTGAAAAACCTTTTATCTTAATTTGAAAGTAAAGtagaaacagaaacagaaacacaTGGCTTATATTTTCCCAAATCTACACCAAACCCACTTCCTCTACTAACGAATTTAGATCACAAACCATCCTATGTTTTTTCACAATGTCAGATCTGATGTTTTCGGAGCCGCAATCCCACATTGACCACTTTGACCGTCTTCCTAACTCTATCCTCCTTCTAATCTTCAACAGGATCGGCGATGTTAAAGCCTTGGGTTGATGCTGCGTCGTTTCGCGCCGCTTCCACTCTCCCGTCCCTCAAGTCGACAACGTCGTCGTTCAGGTCGACTACGTTATCTTCGACGACgactcttcatcttcttctctttctacCCTGACTATCTCCTCTTCCACGGTTTTGAGTAGTGATGTcatgtttatgggtttgatttggggaagaacatgaaaCATGAAGTTCATGTCgtggggaagaagaagaacaatgtTCTTctgaaaaagttttttctttttttgtttttgattttgaattttttcaatttaattttttaaaattatttatatttttttattaattaaaatgctgacttgtcattaaaatgctgacatggATGCTAACGTGATATTTAttgatgttattttattagccacatcaCTATCTAACATACCACCTATGTACTTCGTTTGCCACCTCAGATTTTTCTGTTACCGGGTTGACGATAGGgaccattttaaaaatgattttaaaaaatcaaggacTGACCTAAGAGTAAAATCagtttaggaaccaaattaaaaaatgactCAAAATGTAAGAatcaaaagtgcattttcgcctTGTCTTTATTATTTGGCTCCAACCACTATATGCTATTGAGTATATTGTGgaagaaaatctaaattttaaatataaggggtcaaaataaaaataatccaaaATATAAAGGATCAAATTTACAATATGGTATTCTTGAACCCTCGggacgtggctagggttttgattTATAAGATCCAAATGCGCAAATTTATACTTCTCTTCTGCCATCGCTCACTCTCTGTACCGCCTCCCAAAACCCTTCTCTTCAGGtccctctctctcactttctcaaTCTCACATTCATTGCAAAGCTCTATATAACATCTTTGATCTCCAAAattgtttaacaaaaaaatctttGTTTGCAGAGGCAGTTGAAAAAGGTGTAAAGCGATGAGTAAGCTCCAGAGCGATACATTGAGGGAGGTGATATCGCAGGTGGTGAACAATGCGAAGGAGAAGAAGCGCAACTTCACGGAGACCATTGAGCTCCAAATCGGGTTGAAGAACTACGACCCTCAGAAAGACAAGCGTTTCAGTGGCTCCGTCAAGCTCCCTCACATTCCTCGCCCTAAGATGAAGATTTGTATGCTTGGTGATGCTCAGCACGTTGAAGAGGTCCACTCTTTTTTTCTAACCCTATTTCCATTCATTTCTACTTTTTGTGTATATATTGTAATTGTGGGTCAAACTTAGTCACAACTCCTTATGTTTGCATTTGGATTTGAAGAACAATTGCTTGTTATTATGTGAATTTTTGAGATTTTGCTCAATGTAAAAACAATTGTGATGCAATGGATTTGAAATGGAATCTTTGTTATCGTTATTTCAACTCACATATTagtaaaaatcaaatctttgttttttttgttgttgacatATCACATCCCATTTGAGTTATTTAAACTTAGGAAGCACGGACACGGGCATGGGTACAACACAGCAACACGAgcaatttctgaaaaattataacacgaAATGGCTGGTATGACAAGGATACGACATGGGTATGACACCCTAAAAGAAGGGTTTGTGCTTCCTAgatttaaactaaaaattgaaatccaAATCCTATGCTTTAAATGCTTCTGTCCAAACAAACCGTAGGTGTTGTTTATGAATGGGTGTGCCACATTGGCTAATGAACAACATGGTTGAAATTAATTGGAGAGCTTTGTGTTCAACACCTAAGAATAAGTTAGTTTTGGATGTAtatatgacattgcacctaaaaattttaagtgcatttatttatttattttaggatgtATATATGAAATGGTCATTGGAGTTGTTGCTTGTACCGCAATGCTGAATGGTTCATATGTTGTTTCTGTTATTGTTAATACAGGCAGAGAAGGTGGGATTGGAGTATATGGATGTGGAAGGGCTGAAGAAGCTCAACAAGAACAAGAAACTGGTGAAGAAGCTCGCCAAGAAGTACCATGCCTTTTTAGCATCTGAGTCTGTGATTAAGCTAATTCCTCGTCTTTTGGGTCCTGGTCTTAACAAGGCAGGCAAgtagtttttatgttttttggcttttggttctctttttgttgttaaACAATGGGGTCAACTTCtctttttggttgtggtttAAGAAGCTCTTTTGTGGTTCTGAGGTTTTCCAATGTGGTCTTGTCTCTGAAGTAGTTGGTCGTTATTTCACATTGCTATATCTCAAAATGTCATTCGTTGGTTCTGTTTGATCTGTATGAATTTTGTAAATAAGGGTGGGCTGCTTGGTGATGCATAAGAAGCTCTTTTGTGGTTCTGAGTTTT
The sequence above is drawn from the Quercus robur chromosome 7, dhQueRobu3.1, whole genome shotgun sequence genome and encodes:
- the LOC126692132 gene encoding 60S ribosomal protein L10a; the encoded protein is MSKLQSDTLREVISQVVNNAKEKKRNFTETIELQIGLKNYDPQKDKRFSGSVKLPHIPRPKMKICMLGDAQHVEEAEKVGLEYMDVEGLKKLNKNKKLVKKLAKKYHAFLASESVIKLIPRLLGPGLNKAGKFPTLVTHQESLESKVNETKAMVKFQLKKVLCMGVAVGNCSMEEKQIFQNVQMSVNFLVSLLKKNWQNVRCLNLKSTMGSAVRLY